The following coding sequences are from one Bradyrhizobium sp. WSM471 window:
- a CDS encoding branched-chain amino acid ABC transporter permease, producing the protein MDYFAQQLINGLVLGSIYGLIAIGYTMVYGIVGMINFAHGDVFMIGGFIALITFLLLVSTGLTAVPVILLIVILVSMAITALYGWTIERIAYRPLRHSFRLAPMLSAIGMSFVLTNYSQVAQGARVKPVPPVITGGYTLHESADGFVIQLSNIQIVVVITTIVLLAIFTWLVSRTRLGRDMRACEQDQTMAALLGVNVDRTISMTFVIGAALAAVAGLMYLLYYGLVDFFMGFVAGIKAFTAAVLGGIGSLPGAMLGGLAIGLIETFWSAYFSVEYKDVAAFSILIVVLIFMPTGLLGRPEVEKV; encoded by the coding sequence ATGGATTATTTCGCCCAGCAGCTCATCAACGGCCTCGTGCTCGGCTCGATCTACGGGCTGATCGCGATCGGCTACACGATGGTCTACGGCATCGTCGGGATGATCAACTTCGCCCATGGCGATGTCTTCATGATCGGCGGCTTCATCGCCCTGATCACCTTCCTTCTCCTGGTCTCGACCGGCCTGACTGCGGTCCCGGTGATCCTTTTGATCGTAATCCTGGTCTCGATGGCGATCACCGCCCTGTATGGCTGGACCATCGAGCGCATTGCCTACCGTCCGCTGCGCCACTCGTTCCGCCTCGCGCCGATGCTGTCGGCGATCGGCATGTCGTTCGTGCTGACCAACTATTCGCAGGTGGCGCAAGGCGCGCGGGTGAAGCCAGTGCCGCCAGTGATCACCGGCGGCTACACGCTGCACGAGAGCGCCGATGGCTTCGTCATCCAGCTCTCCAACATCCAGATCGTGGTGGTCATCACCACCATCGTGCTGCTGGCGATCTTCACCTGGCTGGTGTCGCGCACCCGGCTCGGGCGCGATATGCGCGCTTGCGAGCAGGACCAGACCATGGCGGCGCTGCTCGGCGTCAACGTCGACCGCACCATCTCCATGACCTTCGTGATCGGCGCTGCGCTCGCCGCGGTGGCCGGCCTGATGTACCTGCTCTATTACGGGCTGGTCGATTTCTTCATGGGCTTCGTCGCCGGCATCAAGGCGTTCACCGCGGCCGTACTCGGCGGCATCGGCTCGCTGCCCGGCGCCATGCTCGGGGGGCTCGCGATCGGGCTGATCGAGACGTTCTGGTCGGCCTATTTCTCGGTCGAGTACAAGGACGTCGCCGCGTTCTCGATCCTGATCGTCGTGCTGATCTTCATGCCGACCGGCCTGCTCGGCCGCCCCGAAGTCGAAAAAGTCTGA
- the livM gene encoding high-affinity branched-chain amino acid ABC transporter permease LivM encodes MKTPSINTAKTASGIPALLKTACFNALIALVLFSLMVGVRTEAGSDGQLTYWTRFGEVASLVAAVFGGSIVLELLKQWIGPTGAEKLVPPAVRSGMSFLGRYLAPALLIFTLLVPVIFHDQRYILDLAILVLTYVMLGWGLNVVVGLAGLLDLGYVAFYAVGAYSYALLATNFGWSFWICLPLAGVLAAFWGVLLGFPVLRLRGDYLAIVTLAFGEIIRLVIINWQDLTGGPNGVSSIPRPSFFGIPLDNSDNGLAARLGIEYSPTHRIVFLFYLILALALLTNWVTIRLRRLPIGRAWEALREDEVACRALGINTTTTKLTAFATGAMFGGFAGAFFATRQGFISPESFTFQESALVLAIVVLGGMGSQLGVALAALAMIGGFELFRSLESYRMLVFGMAMVLIMIWRPRGLIGHRAPTVYLTKANAISSDLVKEGHG; translated from the coding sequence GTGAAAACTCCCTCGATCAATACGGCCAAGACTGCATCGGGCATCCCCGCTCTCCTGAAGACCGCCTGCTTCAACGCTCTGATCGCGCTGGTGCTGTTCTCGCTGATGGTCGGCGTCCGCACCGAAGCCGGCTCCGACGGCCAGCTCACCTATTGGACGCGCTTCGGCGAGGTCGCCTCCCTCGTCGCCGCGGTATTCGGCGGCTCGATCGTGCTCGAGCTGCTCAAGCAATGGATCGGTCCGACCGGCGCCGAGAAGCTGGTGCCGCCGGCGGTGCGGAGCGGAATGTCGTTCCTCGGCCGCTATCTCGCACCGGCGCTCCTGATCTTCACGCTGCTGGTGCCCGTGATCTTCCATGACCAGCGCTACATCCTCGATCTCGCTATTCTCGTGCTCACCTATGTGATGCTTGGGTGGGGGTTGAACGTCGTGGTCGGCCTCGCCGGCCTGCTCGATCTCGGCTACGTCGCCTTCTATGCGGTCGGCGCCTATTCCTACGCGTTGCTTGCGACCAATTTCGGCTGGTCATTCTGGATCTGCCTGCCGCTAGCGGGCGTCCTCGCCGCATTCTGGGGCGTGCTGCTCGGCTTCCCCGTGCTGCGCCTGCGCGGCGACTACCTCGCGATCGTGACGCTCGCCTTCGGCGAGATCATCCGCCTCGTCATCATCAATTGGCAGGATCTGACCGGCGGGCCCAACGGCGTCTCCAGCATTCCCCGCCCCTCCTTCTTCGGCATCCCGCTCGACAATAGCGACAACGGGCTCGCCGCCAGGCTCGGCATCGAATATTCGCCGACCCACCGCATCGTCTTCCTGTTCTACCTGATCCTGGCGCTCGCGCTGCTCACCAACTGGGTGACGATCCGGCTGCGCCGCCTGCCGATCGGCCGCGCCTGGGAAGCCCTGCGCGAGGACGAGGTCGCCTGCCGCGCGCTCGGCATCAACACCACGACCACCAAGCTCACGGCATTCGCGACCGGCGCGATGTTCGGCGGCTTTGCCGGCGCGTTCTTCGCGACCCGCCAAGGCTTCATCAGCCCGGAATCCTTCACCTTCCAGGAATCGGCGCTGGTGCTCGCCATCGTCGTGCTTGGCGGCATGGGCTCGCAGCTTGGCGTCGCGCTCGCAGCGCTCGCCATGATCGGTGGTTTCGAGCTGTTCCGGAGCCTCGAGAGCTATCGCATGCTGGTGTTCGGCATGGCCATGGTGCTGATCATGATCTGGCGGCCGCGCGGCCTGATCGGCCATCGCGCGCCGACCGTGTATCTGACCAAGGCCAACGCGATCTCATCCGACCTCGTCAAGGAGGGGCACGGATGA
- a CDS encoding ABC transporter ATP-binding protein translates to MSRDQILEVDRLTMRFGGIVAVQDLSFAAERKKITALIGPNGAGKTTVFNCITGFYKPSGGVIRLSHDDGKVIALERLNDFRIAKQAKVARTFQNIRLFPGMTALENLMVAQHNTLMRASGFTLLGLIGAPVYRDAEKRAIDLATDWLKRVNLLDRADDAAGNFAYGDQRRLEIARAMCTEPALLCLDEPAAGLNARESAALSELLLSIRNELGTSILLIEHDMSVVMEISDHIVVMDHGVKISEGSPREVRDDPKVIAAYLGTDEEEAAAVMESGS, encoded by the coding sequence ATGAGCCGCGACCAGATTCTCGAGGTTGACCGGCTCACCATGCGCTTCGGCGGCATCGTCGCGGTGCAGGACCTGTCGTTTGCTGCCGAGCGGAAGAAGATCACCGCGCTGATCGGACCCAACGGTGCCGGTAAGACGACGGTCTTCAACTGCATCACCGGGTTCTACAAGCCGAGCGGCGGTGTCATCCGCCTCAGCCATGACGACGGCAAGGTGATCGCGCTGGAGCGGCTGAACGATTTCCGCATCGCCAAGCAGGCCAAGGTCGCCCGCACCTTCCAGAACATCCGCCTGTTTCCCGGCATGACCGCACTGGAAAACCTGATGGTGGCGCAGCACAACACGCTGATGCGCGCCTCCGGCTTCACCTTGCTCGGGCTCATTGGCGCGCCCGTCTATCGCGACGCCGAGAAGCGCGCGATCGATCTCGCCACAGACTGGCTCAAGCGGGTCAATTTGCTCGATCGCGCCGACGATGCCGCCGGTAACTTTGCCTATGGCGACCAGCGACGACTCGAGATCGCACGCGCGATGTGCACCGAGCCCGCGCTCTTGTGCCTGGACGAACCCGCCGCCGGCCTCAATGCGCGCGAGAGTGCCGCCCTGAGCGAGCTGCTGCTGTCGATCCGCAACGAACTCGGCACCTCGATCCTGCTGATCGAGCACGACATGTCTGTGGTGATGGAGATCTCCGACCACATCGTGGTGATGGACCACGGTGTGAAGATCTCTGAAGGCTCCCCGCGCGAGGTTCGCGACGATCCGAAGGTGATCGCCGCTTATCTCGGCACCGATGAGGAAGAGGCGGCGGCCGTGATGGAGAGCGGGTCGTGA
- a CDS encoding ABC transporter ATP-binding protein codes for MTAPTALLAIRSLRAAYGKIEALKGVDLEINAGEIVALIGANGAGKSTLMMTIFGKPRARAGQILYEGRDITEVPTHEIAHLRIAQSPEGRRIFPRMSVAENLQMGADATECTDAEREATLQRVFTLFPRLKERYAQRGGTLSGGEQQMLAIGRALMSRPRLLLLDEPSLGLAPLIARQIFDAIRTLNRQDGLTVLIVEQNANHALKLAHRGYVMVNGLITLAGTGAELLQRPEIRAAYLEGGRHG; via the coding sequence GTGACGGCGCCCACTGCCCTGCTCGCGATCCGCAGCCTTCGCGCCGCCTACGGCAAGATCGAGGCGCTGAAGGGCGTCGACCTCGAGATCAATGCCGGCGAGATCGTGGCGCTGATCGGCGCCAACGGTGCCGGCAAGTCGACGCTGATGATGACGATCTTCGGCAAGCCCCGCGCTCGCGCCGGCCAGATCCTGTACGAAGGCCGCGACATCACCGAAGTGCCCACCCACGAGATCGCGCATTTGCGCATCGCGCAATCGCCGGAAGGCCGCCGCATCTTCCCGCGCATGAGCGTGGCGGAAAATCTCCAGATGGGGGCGGACGCCACGGAATGCACTGACGCCGAACGCGAGGCGACGCTACAACGCGTGTTCACGCTGTTTCCGCGGCTGAAGGAACGCTACGCCCAGCGTGGCGGAACCCTGTCCGGCGGCGAGCAGCAGATGCTGGCCATCGGTCGCGCCTTGATGAGCCGTCCTCGCCTGCTCCTGCTCGACGAGCCCTCGCTCGGTCTGGCGCCGCTGATCGCGCGCCAGATTTTCGATGCGATCCGCACTCTGAACCGGCAGGACGGCCTGACCGTGCTGATCGTCGAGCAGAACGCCAACCACGCGCTCAAGCTCGCCCATCGCGGCTATGTCATGGTCAATGGCCTGATCACGCTGGCCGGGACCGGTGCCGAGTTGTTGCAGCGCCCCGAGATTCGCGCCGCCTACCTGGAAGGCGGCCGGCACGGCTGA
- a CDS encoding branched-chain amino acid ABC transporter substrate-binding protein has translation MKSLKLIGLAFGASIALSSAAFAQDLTVAVAGPMTGGESAFGRQMKNGAEMAVTDINAAGGVNGKKLALSIEDDACDPKQARSVAEKIAGAKIPFVAGHYCSSSSIPASEAYADGNVLQITPASTNPKFTDSGLWNVARVCGRDDQQGLVAAQYIAKNYKGKNIAILNDKTTYGKGLADETKKALNKAGVTEKMYESYNKGDKDFNAIVSRLKRDNIDLVYVGGYHQESGLILRQMRDQGLKTVLMAGDALADKEYASITGPAGEGTLFTFGPDPRNKPTAKKIVEAFKAKNIDPEGYTLYTYAAMQVWSQAAKKAGTTDAKKVMAAIKAGKWDTVIGPIEYDSKGDIKQLDYVVYKWDAKGGYAAISGNGT, from the coding sequence ATGAAATCACTGAAGCTCATCGGTCTGGCATTCGGCGCATCGATCGCGCTGTCGAGCGCGGCATTCGCGCAGGATCTCACCGTCGCAGTCGCAGGTCCGATGACCGGCGGCGAGTCCGCCTTTGGCCGCCAGATGAAGAACGGCGCCGAGATGGCCGTAACCGACATCAACGCCGCCGGCGGCGTCAACGGCAAGAAGCTCGCGCTGTCCATCGAGGACGACGCCTGCGATCCGAAGCAGGCACGCTCGGTCGCCGAGAAGATCGCCGGCGCGAAAATCCCGTTCGTGGCCGGGCATTATTGCTCGTCGTCGTCGATCCCCGCGTCGGAAGCCTATGCCGACGGCAACGTGCTCCAGATTACTCCCGCCTCCACCAATCCGAAGTTCACCGATAGCGGGCTGTGGAACGTGGCGCGCGTCTGCGGCCGCGACGATCAGCAGGGCCTGGTCGCCGCCCAGTACATCGCCAAGAACTACAAGGGCAAGAATATCGCCATCCTCAACGACAAGACCACCTACGGCAAGGGTCTTGCGGACGAGACCAAGAAGGCGCTCAACAAGGCCGGCGTCACCGAGAAGATGTACGAGTCCTACAACAAGGGCGACAAGGACTTCAACGCGATCGTCTCGCGGCTGAAGCGCGACAACATCGATCTCGTCTATGTCGGGGGCTACCATCAGGAGAGCGGCCTGATCCTGCGCCAGATGCGCGACCAGGGCCTCAAGACCGTGCTGATGGCCGGCGACGCGCTCGCCGACAAGGAATACGCCTCCATCACCGGCCCCGCCGGCGAAGGCACGCTGTTCACCTTCGGCCCCGATCCGCGCAACAAGCCGACCGCGAAGAAGATCGTCGAGGCCTTCAAGGCCAAGAACATCGACCCCGAGGGCTACACGCTCTACACCTACGCGGCGATGCAGGTCTGGTCGCAGGCGGCCAAGAAGGCCGGCACCACCGATGCCAAGAAGGTCATGGCGGCCATCAAGGCCGGCAAGTGGGATACCGTGATCGGCCCGATCGAGTATGACTCCAAGGGCGATATCAAGCAGCTCGACTACGTCGTCTACAAATGGGACGCCAAGGGCGGCTACGCCGCGATCAGCGGCAACGGCACCTAA
- a CDS encoding response regulator has translation MSRVLIIDDQKDVRAMVAIVLRVNRYDVVEADSGAAGVKAFTEACFDAAIVDIFLGDTSGVEVISTLRELAPGLPVVAVSGMTALDFMEQSPHLANVVCLQKPFRPNDLLQALRKAKAAVDGALPAAV, from the coding sequence ATGTCCCGCGTTCTCATCATCGACGACCAGAAGGACGTCCGGGCGATGGTCGCGATCGTGCTGCGCGTCAACCGTTACGACGTCGTCGAGGCCGATAGCGGCGCAGCCGGGGTGAAAGCCTTCACCGAAGCCTGCTTCGACGCGGCAATCGTGGACATTTTCCTCGGCGACACCAGCGGCGTCGAGGTCATCTCGACCCTGCGCGAGCTTGCACCCGGCCTGCCGGTCGTTGCCGTATCGGGAATGACAGCGCTGGACTTCATGGAACAATCGCCCCACCTCGCCAACGTGGTCTGCCTGCAAAAGCCGTTTCGGCCGAACGATCTCCTTCAGGCGCTGCGGAAGGCCAAAGCCGCGGTGGACGGCGCGCTCCCCGCAGCCGTCTGA
- a CDS encoding PAS domain S-box protein produces MLKTDLRELHVSAPTDRNTFLSTLPATPKDRTAALAIVGVSSILFAMAVPFAGIPLLPVPAFVASYQSALVVADIVTAVLLLSQFAVLRTRALLVLATGYLFTAAAAVVHALTFPGLFSPAGLLGANQQTTVWLYMIWHGGFPLCVLAYAWLKEADGGAQIAGSASKAIYASVVGVVAIMIVLTSIVTAQHDLLPVLLRDGRYTQIMIGVVSFVWSLSFAALVSLWFRRPHSVIDVWLMVVMCAWLFDIALSAIVNVARFDLGFYGGRVYGLCAATFVLAVLLIENVRLQAHTLGLVGRLRQQSALDRDYYGKRLALYGAVVESANDAIITKTLDGVITGWNKAAEHLFGYAAAEAVGQPIDIIVPEDRKAEVRGILNRVGGNETIAQHETVRIRKDGRRVDVVLNVSPLKSASGEIIGASKIAHDITEEKQAREKLRREVEERQRIFETSQDLILVTDGFGNFIQVSPSVKTILGLSPEDMIGHSATEFIHPDDLQKTRDEMRAARRGAVKRSFEARYYHYDGHEVTLNWMGTWSEPVKRHFFIGRDLTEKQAAEAQFRHVQKMDSIGQLTGGVAHDFNNVLTVITGTIGILADAVADRPELAAITKLIDDAAERGAQLTKHLLAFARKQPLQPREIDVNALTLEAAKLLHPTLGEQITIMPQLTEDAWPALIDPGQLSTAILNLALNARDAMPDGGTLVLETRNIFLDDGYASMNLDVVAGNYVMIAVSDTGSGIPPELIDRVFDPFFTTKEVGKGTGLGLSMVFGFVKQSGGHIKIYSEEGHGTSVKIYLPRSSGVQETEFEALQNAPVTGGHEKILIVEDDALVRQYVVTQIKSLGYTALEAANAAEALVIIDADKDIDLLFTDVIMPGNMNGRQLADEAARRRPDLKTLFTSGYTENAIVHHGRLDSGVLLLAKPYRKSELAKMLRTALAG; encoded by the coding sequence ATGCTCAAGACGGATCTGCGAGAGCTGCACGTGTCCGCGCCGACCGATCGGAACACATTCCTTTCGACGCTGCCGGCTACCCCGAAAGACCGCACCGCAGCATTGGCGATCGTGGGCGTCTCCTCGATCCTGTTCGCAATGGCCGTACCCTTCGCAGGTATCCCGCTGCTGCCTGTGCCAGCCTTTGTCGCGAGCTATCAATCCGCCCTCGTGGTCGCGGACATCGTCACCGCGGTCCTGCTGTTGTCGCAGTTTGCGGTGCTCAGGACCCGCGCGCTGCTCGTGCTCGCGACCGGCTATCTGTTCACCGCCGCCGCGGCCGTGGTCCATGCCCTCACCTTCCCCGGACTCTTTTCGCCGGCCGGGTTGCTGGGGGCCAACCAGCAGACCACGGTCTGGCTCTACATGATCTGGCACGGCGGCTTCCCACTCTGTGTGCTGGCCTACGCCTGGCTGAAGGAGGCCGACGGCGGCGCCCAGATCGCGGGCTCGGCAAGCAAGGCGATCTACGCCAGCGTGGTCGGCGTCGTCGCGATCATGATCGTTTTGACCTCGATCGTCACTGCCCAGCACGACCTGCTTCCGGTCCTGCTGCGCGATGGCCGTTACACGCAGATCATGATCGGCGTGGTGTCCTTTGTCTGGTCCTTGAGCTTCGCCGCGCTGGTCTCGCTGTGGTTCCGCCGTCCGCATTCGGTCATCGACGTCTGGCTCATGGTTGTGATGTGCGCGTGGCTGTTCGACATCGCGCTGTCGGCGATCGTCAACGTCGCGCGTTTCGATCTCGGCTTCTACGGCGGTCGTGTCTACGGCCTCTGCGCGGCGACCTTCGTGCTTGCGGTGCTCCTGATCGAAAATGTCCGCCTCCAGGCGCATACGCTGGGTCTCGTCGGCAGGCTGCGCCAGCAGTCGGCGTTGGATCGCGACTACTACGGCAAGCGCCTTGCCCTGTACGGCGCCGTCGTCGAATCCGCCAATGATGCCATCATCACGAAGACGCTCGACGGTGTCATCACGGGCTGGAACAAGGCCGCCGAACATCTGTTCGGCTATGCCGCCGCGGAGGCCGTCGGCCAGCCGATCGACATCATCGTGCCGGAGGACCGCAAGGCTGAGGTCAGGGGTATCCTGAACCGGGTCGGCGGCAACGAAACGATCGCCCAGCACGAGACGGTCCGCATCCGCAAGGACGGCCGGCGCGTCGACGTTGTCCTCAATGTTTCTCCGCTCAAATCAGCTAGCGGAGAGATCATCGGCGCCTCCAAGATCGCCCACGACATCACGGAAGAGAAGCAGGCACGAGAAAAACTGCGCCGTGAGGTCGAGGAGCGGCAGCGGATATTCGAGACCTCACAGGACCTGATCCTGGTCACCGACGGTTTTGGCAATTTCATCCAGGTCAGCCCGAGCGTGAAGACCATTCTCGGCCTGAGTCCGGAGGACATGATCGGGCACAGCGCCACCGAGTTCATTCATCCCGATGACCTCCAGAAGACGCGCGACGAGATGCGCGCGGCGCGGCGTGGCGCGGTCAAGCGCAGCTTCGAGGCGCGCTACTACCACTACGACGGTCACGAGGTCACCCTGAACTGGATGGGCACATGGTCCGAGCCGGTCAAGCGCCATTTCTTCATCGGCCGCGATCTCACCGAGAAGCAGGCCGCCGAGGCGCAGTTCAGGCACGTCCAGAAGATGGATTCCATCGGTCAATTGACCGGCGGTGTCGCGCACGACTTCAACAATGTGCTGACCGTCATCACCGGCACGATCGGTATTCTGGCGGACGCGGTCGCTGACCGTCCCGAGCTCGCCGCCATCACCAAGCTGATCGACGACGCCGCCGAGCGCGGCGCGCAGCTGACCAAGCATCTGCTCGCCTTCGCCCGCAAGCAGCCGCTCCAGCCGCGCGAAATCGACGTCAACGCATTGACGCTCGAGGCCGCAAAGCTCCTGCATCCCACGCTCGGCGAGCAGATCACCATCATGCCGCAACTCACCGAGGATGCGTGGCCGGCACTGATCGACCCGGGTCAGCTTTCCACCGCGATCCTCAATCTCGCGCTGAATGCGCGCGATGCGATGCCCGACGGCGGCACGCTGGTGCTGGAGACGCGCAACATCTTCCTCGACGACGGTTATGCCAGCATGAATCTCGACGTGGTGGCTGGCAATTACGTCATGATCGCCGTCAGCGACACCGGCTCCGGAATCCCGCCGGAGTTGATCGACCGGGTGTTCGATCCCTTCTTCACCACCAAGGAGGTCGGCAAGGGCACCGGCCTCGGGCTCAGCATGGTGTTCGGCTTCGTCAAGCAGTCCGGCGGACACATCAAGATCTACAGCGAGGAAGGCCACGGCACGAGCGTGAAGATCTACCTGCCGCGCTCGAGCGGCGTGCAGGAGACCGAATTCGAGGCGCTCCAGAACGCGCCCGTCACCGGCGGTCACGAAAAAATCCTGATCGTCGAGGACGACGCGCTGGTGCGCCAATATGTCGTGACCCAGATCAAGAGCCTCGGCTATACCGCCCTCGAAGCCGCCAACGCGGCCGAGGCCCTCGTCATCATCGACGCCGACAAGGACATCGACCTGCTGTTCACGGACGTCATCATGCCCGGCAACATGAACGGCCGCCAGCTCGCCGATGAGGCGGCTCGCCGCCGCCCCGACCTGAAGACGCTGTTCACCTCGGGCTACACCGAGAACGCCATCGTCCATCACGGGCGGCTCGATTCCGGCGTGCTGCTGTTAGCAAAGCCCTACCGCAAGTCCGAGCTCGCCAAGATGCTGAGGACCGCGCTCGCGGGTTGA
- a CDS encoding P1 family peptidase encodes MKNLLTDIAGVRVGHAEDAKIATGTTAIIFDAPAVAAIDVRGGGPGTREDALLDLASTVDRVDAIALSGGSAFGIDAGGGIQAWLAEQGRGLRIREAVIPIVPGAIVFDLLNGGDKAWGRFAPYRDLGYAAALAASDDFALGSVGAGLGATTATFKGGLGSASAVLANGIKVAAIMVVNAVGSTTVGEGPWFWAAPFEENGEFGGRGLPSVFTPDMLAMRIKGGPAASARENTTIGLVVTDAMLTKAQAKRLAMIAHTGFARAIYPVHAPTDGDVLFAAATGEKPIEPLVGLTELGTIAANVVARAIARGVYNATALPFAGATPAWKDRFG; translated from the coding sequence TTGAAAAACCTTCTCACCGATATCGCCGGCGTCCGCGTCGGCCATGCCGAGGACGCGAAAATCGCCACTGGCACGACCGCGATCATCTTCGACGCCCCCGCGGTTGCGGCCATCGATGTTCGCGGCGGCGGACCCGGCACGCGCGAAGACGCGTTGCTCGACCTCGCCAGCACCGTCGATCGCGTTGACGCCATTGCGCTGTCCGGCGGCTCAGCCTTTGGAATCGACGCCGGCGGCGGCATCCAGGCCTGGCTCGCCGAACAAGGCCGTGGCTTGCGGATTCGCGAGGCAGTGATTCCGATCGTCCCGGGCGCAATCGTTTTCGACCTGCTCAACGGTGGCGACAAGGCCTGGGGACGCTTCGCGCCCTATCGCGATCTCGGCTACGCCGCAGCGTTGGCCGCCAGCGACGATTTCGCACTCGGCAGCGTCGGCGCCGGCCTCGGTGCCACCACCGCGACCTTCAAGGGTGGACTGGGGTCGGCCTCTGCGGTCCTGGCCAATGGCATCAAGGTCGCCGCGATCATGGTCGTCAACGCGGTCGGCAGCACAACTGTTGGCGAAGGGCCCTGGTTCTGGGCTGCGCCGTTCGAGGAGAACGGCGAGTTCGGCGGGCGCGGGCTGCCGTCCGTGTTCACGCCGGACATGCTGGCGATGCGCATCAAGGGCGGACCGGCCGCGAGCGCACGTGAGAACACCACGATCGGCCTCGTCGTTACCGATGCCATGCTGACCAAGGCCCAGGCCAAGCGGCTTGCGATGATCGCGCATACCGGGTTCGCCCGCGCGATCTATCCGGTGCATGCCCCGACCGACGGCGACGTGCTGTTCGCCGCCGCAACGGGCGAGAAGCCGATCGAGCCGCTGGTCGGCCTTACCGAGCTCGGAACGATCGCCGCCAACGTGGTCGCACGCGCGATCGCGCGTGGTGTCTACAATGCGACGGCCCTGCCGTTTGCCGGCGCAACGCCGGCGTGGAAGGATCGGTTCGGCTAG
- a CDS encoding KTSC domain-containing protein, which translates to MPSSVIRFFRYAPETREMKVTFVSGRLYVYEDVPPEVAAAFRNARSKGTFFNHEIRDRYACRDITHEYAG; encoded by the coding sequence ATGCCGTCTTCCGTGATCCGCTTTTTCCGCTATGCGCCCGAGACGCGCGAAATGAAGGTGACTTTCGTCAGCGGACGGCTCTATGTCTACGAGGACGTCCCGCCCGAGGTCGCCGCGGCGTTCAGGAACGCGCGCTCAAAGGGTACGTTCTTCAACCATGAGATCCGTGACCGGTATGCCTGTCGTGACATCACGCACGAATATGCCGGCTAA
- a CDS encoding EF-hand domain-containing protein — protein MLFALGAVSSALDAIQSLTNSKSSSSTQKTGSSQKPPTNPFAIDSGSNSTTGATSSVNAGKTPQISPETMNALFAAQSQSTDSTGSAANSTSSSSTSSSSTRRDAALKDLFSQIDGDGDGKITKSEFENALGAGGTNLAQADDVFSKLDSNTDGSVNLDEMSKALKSGHHGHHHAQGAGDASGSGSDSSSPSSGGSTSTSTTGADGSTTTTVTYADGFKMSTTVPGASSSSNGAGGRNSPYDWFGQMMQRQAQASAGSSGSSTSMTV, from the coding sequence ATGTTGTTCGCTCTTGGGGCCGTATCGAGCGCGCTCGACGCGATCCAGTCGCTGACAAATTCGAAATCGTCCTCGTCGACGCAGAAGACGGGGTCCTCGCAAAAGCCTCCGACCAATCCGTTCGCGATCGACAGCGGCAGCAACAGCACGACCGGCGCGACCTCGTCGGTCAATGCGGGCAAAACACCGCAGATCTCGCCGGAGACGATGAACGCGCTGTTCGCAGCGCAGAGCCAGTCGACGGACAGCACTGGCAGCGCCGCCAACTCGACCTCGTCGAGCTCGACATCCTCGTCCTCGACGCGCCGCGATGCCGCCCTGAAGGATCTGTTCTCGCAGATCGATGGCGATGGCGACGGCAAGATCACCAAGTCGGAATTCGAGAATGCGCTCGGCGCTGGTGGCACCAACCTCGCGCAGGCCGACGACGTTTTCTCGAAGCTGGATTCGAATACCGACGGCAGCGTCAACCTCGATGAGATGTCGAAGGCGCTGAAGAGCGGCCACCACGGCCACCATCACGCGCAGGGTGCCGGCGATGCCTCCGGCAGCGGCTCGGATTCCTCCTCGCCGTCCAGCGGCGGCTCGACCTCGACTTCGACGACCGGCGCCGACGGTTCGACCACCACCACCGTCACCTACGCCGACGGCTTCAAGATGTCGACGACGGTCCCGGGCGCCTCCAGCTCTTCGAACGGGGCAGGCGGGCGCAATTCGCCCTATGATTGGTTCGGGCAGATGATGCAGCGCCAGGCGCAGGCTTCGGCGGGATCATCGGGGTCATCGACGTCGATGACAGTGTAG